A part of Saccharomonospora amisosensis genomic DNA contains:
- the trxA gene encoding thioredoxin, giving the protein MSAALSGAVDLSGLKARADAARQQPSQGGRPAAGGAVIDVTEATFQAEVVERSLQQLVVVDLWADWCGPCKQLSPVLEKLAAESNGAWVLAKIDVDANPRISQLFGVQSIPTVVAIAGGQPVDAFSGAQPEPQLRQWIGQLLEALKDKLPGAQAAQQAGGEDGEPPQDPRFVEAEDAFERGDFAEAEAAYRRILDSEPGNEQAKAALVQARFAARAADTDPSAVARADAAPDDLDAQFAAADHEVAVGQVESGFGRLVAAVRRTAGEDRNRVREHLVGLFELFDPADERVIKARRDLASALY; this is encoded by the coding sequence GTGTCCGCCGCGCTCTCCGGAGCCGTCGATCTCTCCGGGCTCAAGGCGCGCGCCGACGCGGCACGACAGCAGCCGAGTCAGGGCGGCCGACCCGCCGCAGGCGGAGCGGTCATCGACGTCACCGAGGCGACGTTCCAGGCCGAAGTCGTGGAACGCTCGCTTCAGCAACTGGTCGTCGTCGATCTGTGGGCGGACTGGTGCGGGCCCTGCAAGCAGCTCAGCCCGGTACTGGAGAAGCTGGCCGCCGAGAGCAACGGCGCGTGGGTGCTCGCCAAGATCGACGTGGATGCCAACCCGCGGATCTCGCAACTCTTCGGCGTGCAGTCCATCCCCACCGTCGTCGCGATCGCAGGCGGGCAGCCGGTGGACGCCTTCTCGGGCGCGCAGCCGGAGCCGCAGTTGCGGCAGTGGATCGGCCAGTTGCTGGAAGCGCTCAAGGACAAGCTGCCCGGTGCGCAGGCGGCGCAGCAGGCGGGCGGCGAGGACGGCGAGCCACCGCAGGACCCCCGCTTCGTCGAGGCGGAGGACGCCTTCGAGCGCGGTGACTTCGCAGAGGCGGAGGCCGCCTACCGACGCATCCTTGACAGCGAGCCGGGTAACGAGCAGGCGAAAGCGGCGCTCGTGCAGGCGCGCTTCGCCGCGCGTGCCGCCGACACGGACCCGTCCGCGGTCGCAAGGGCCGACGCGGCGCCCGACGACCTCGACGCCCAGTTCGCCGCCGCCGATCACGAGGTGGCGGTCGGGCAGGTGGAAAGCGGTTTCGGCAGGCTCGTGGCCGCCGTGCGCCGCACGGCGGGCGAGGACCGCAACCGCGTGCGCGAGCACCTGGTGGGGCTGTTCGAACTGTTCGATCCCGCCGACGAGCGTGTGATCAAGGCGCGCAGGGATCTGGCGAGCGCGCTGTACTGA
- a CDS encoding MTH1187 family thiamine-binding protein yields MIVAFSVSPSGTDTGAGVSEAVARAVRIVRESGLPNETNAMFTNVEGEWDEVMEVVKRAVQAAGEGASRVSLVLKADIRPGHTGQLGAKVDRVEQRLNES; encoded by the coding sequence ATGATCGTGGCATTCAGTGTGAGTCCGTCCGGAACGGACACCGGCGCAGGGGTGAGCGAGGCGGTCGCTCGCGCCGTGCGGATCGTGCGGGAGTCCGGGCTGCCCAACGAGACCAACGCGATGTTCACCAATGTCGAGGGCGAGTGGGACGAGGTGATGGAAGTGGTCAAGCGCGCCGTGCAGGCGGCGGGCGAGGGGGCCTCCAGGGTGAGCCTGGTGCTCAAGGCCGACATCAGGCCCGGCCACACCGGCCAGCTCGGCGCGAAGGTGGACCGTGTCGAGCAGCGGCTGAACGAGTCCTGA